GCCGAGGTTCTGCTCTACGACGTGCGCCGGACGCTGAGTCTGGCAGGACCTACCGCAGTCTTCGTCGAACGTCAGGTTGAGCAATGGTTGCTGGAGCGCACCGGCTCCAACGAAGTGCGGCATCTGATCCACGCTCCCTCGAACCCCTTCGGGTGGAGTGCGGGCAAATGGGGAGAATGGTATCCGGACGTGCTGGACCGGGAGGCGGGCGCCCTGACGACGGCGGTTCCGAAACCCTATTGGCAGTCGGGATGGCTCAAGCAACACGACCGGTTGGTCAGGGCGATCGCCGCCCAGCCCTCGCGGGTTCCCCTGGTGGTCAGTGGAGACCTCCATGCCATCGGCGTGGGGCGGATGCATCGCGCCGGGAAATTCGAGCTGAAGGACAATCCGTTGACCGCGGTCCTGAGCGGCCCCATCGGCACTTCGATCCGAGGCTTTCCGTCGGTCGTCCGCGGCATTGGCGCCACACCGCCGGCACACCTGGACCTGGAGGAGACGGTCCCGCCGGTGGAGGAGCACGGTTTCACACTGGCGGACTTTCTGGGCGACCGGATCATGCTGCGGCAGTACAAGTGGGACGTGAACAGTCAGCCGCTGGAGGCCATCGACAGCCTGGAGCCGTTCCAAACGACGGAGCTGGGAGTCGGTCGCTGACCCGGAATCGGTGGTTGACAACCCCCGTTCCCAGGCTACCAGTGGACCCGGAACTTGAGGATCTGGTGTCCCGCCTGAATGAAGACCAGCCCCTCGTCCGCCCGGCTGACGGCCACGGCGTGGTGGCGGCCTCCCAAGTGGTCGAACAGCCCCTCGGCGTCGTCTGCCGTGATGGTGGCCAGGAGATCTCCGTTCTGGCTCAGAATCCACAAGAATCGGTGCTGAGGGCCGACGGGAACCACCGGGCCGATTCCGCCGACGTCGGGGGGACAGTGGAAACCGGCGGCGTAGATGTTCTCCCGGCTGTCGACGCAGATTTGGCGAGGCTGAAAAATCACGCCGTCGCCGATGGATCTTTGGAAGTTTCCCTGGAGGTCGAACACCTGGATGCGGTTGTTCTCGGTATCGGAGGCATAGAGGTCACCGCTGGCGGGGCCCACCGCCAAGCCGTACGGACCCTCGGGAGAGGTGGCGCCGCGGCCGGTCTCGTGTCCGTAGCGGCCCCTCAACGGTGATCTTCCGGCGAATTGGCCGGCTCTCTCGCCATGTCCGCCGAACGCCGCCACGAAACGGCCGCGATGATCGAACTTTTGAATCCGGTTGTTTCCGCCCAGATAGGTGTGGGTGTCGCTGACGTAGATGTGCCCGTCGGCGTCGAAGGCCAGGCCGTTGGGACCGGCCCCGCCGAACTGACCGGGACCGTTGCCGTAGCTGCCGAACATCATCCGGAAGGAACCGCCGGAATCGAATTTCTGCACCCGGTTGTTCCAGGAGTCGCCGATGAAGAGGTTGTCGTCCGCATCGACTCCGATCCCCCGGAACATGAAGAACTGCCCCGGTGCGGTGCCGTGGCGGGGTCTCCCGTCCGATCCGACGGCTCCCAGCGACCACAACGGTTCACCGTCCGGGCTGATCCGCTGAACGCGATGGTTGGTTTCGTCGGCGACCAGGATCCGGCCGCGGCTGTCGGACGCGAGCCCTTCGGGGTTGTGGAACTGACCCGGCAGGCGGCCGCCCTGCTTGGGTCCGAAGG
Above is a window of Acidobacteriota bacterium DNA encoding:
- a CDS encoding NHL repeat-containing protein; protein product: MVTGPGIELLNAFGPKQGGRLPGQFHNPEGLASDSRGRILVADETNHRVQRISPDGEPLWSLGAVGSDGRPRHGTAPGQFFMFRGIGVDADDNLFIGDSWNNRVQKFDSGGSFRMMFGSYGNGPGQFGGAGPNGLAFDADGHIYVSDTHTYLGGNNRIQKFDHRGRFVAAFGGHGERAGQFAGRSPLRGRYGHETGRGATSPEGPYGLAVGPASGDLYASDTENNRIQVFDLQGNFQRSIGDGVIFQPRQICVDSRENIYAAGFHCPPDVGGIGPVVPVGPQHRFLWILSQNGDLLATITADDAEGLFDHLGGRHHAVAVSRADEGLVFIQAGHQILKFRVHW